One Bythopirellula goksoeyrii genomic window, ATAGCGAAGCGGACTTAAGATTATGCGAAGAATCGCGTCAGGTTCCTGGATATAAGACGCCAAGCCCGCCATGTATTCCAGCTTAAGATTGGATTCGCGATTGATCTGGGCATCTTGCAAGATGGTATCTAGATCCTTGCCGCAACCGACATAATGCTTGAACAGATCGACAACCGAACCCAAATGGACTTCGTCAAGCGCTGACTTAAGTTTCTTGTTGCTATCAATACGATCCTGGACCGCCTGAAGATCTATCGGAACCTCATCTACTTGAGCGACTGCGATGATATCATAACCAAACATACGATCAGCTCCGCTTGACCAGAGGGTGGCTGCAGGAAAAACTTTTAGAAAAGTCGCCAATTCACAAGAAACCGTCGACCAATCGGTCTGATAAAGTGGAATCCATTGTACCATGATGCCACCGGGTTTAAGTCTTGTCTTGCAAAGCTCGTAGTATTCCTGCGAGTAGAGGATTGCTGAGCCGCGGACCCAGGGATGGATGGAATCAGAGGAGATAATGTCAAATTTCTCCTGAGTCGTCGCCATATAGTGTCGGGCATCATCAATGACAATTTCTGTCCGAGGGTCAGCGACCACATTGTGATTCTCTTCAGAAAAAAACTCGGCAGCTTCGATTACAGCTGGCTCAATTTCGCAAATCTTGATGCTCTCCACTTGTGGGTAAAGCACAAAACTACCGGTGGTGGTCCCTGCACCCAAACCGACCGTCAAAGTTTTCTCCGGATTAGGATGAAACAAAGCGGGTAAGTGGCCCAAAAGGCGCTGACAGCGCAGGTCGTCTACATTATTCGAAGCCTCTACTTTTCCCGAGACACACAGCGACCGAGAATCTGTCGCTTTCTCTTCCAAGACGACGACTGCTGTATTTAAGCTTTCGACTTCGTACAAATGTCGAAAGCGATTCCACATTGGCGGCATGATCGAGTTGCCCAAGAGGCCGTGGGGCGGGGGAATCAGCATCGAAATAGTCGCAAAGGCTAGAAGGCCTACTATCCAGAAACTACGGGGAAAAGTCAACAATTCAGGATCAAAAGTCTCAATTGGATTACTTCTGTTTGGGTTTACTGTGGAGACATTCGATGTCATCCTGCCACGTTCTGCCCAGAGTGCTATCAGCGCCGTCACTGCCGCCACAAAGATCATTAATTGTTGTGTCAGTTGAGAACCAAGCGAGGGAACCAACAGCATCGTGGTCATCAGCGAGCCTAGAATTGCCCCCAATGTGTTGGCCGCATAGGCCTGACCGACTAATCGACCTGCATCCGGCTGACCGCGACTAGCGGCAACCAATCCGATAGAGAAAGTTGCGCCCCAGATGATAGCAGAAGGAAAGACAGCGATTGCCGCTCGGATCGTATCGTGAAGAAAAACACCGTAAACGTGGAAGGGGCCTCCAGCTCTTGGTAGCCAGAAAGGGTTGATTCGAGTGATTGCCAGATTCGCCAACACCAAAGTCAACATAAGTAGCAATTGCCCTAGCGCCAACAAGCGGAGCGGTCGCGATGCCCTGGCCGCGAACTTGGAAGCAAAGGCGCTGCCGATGCCGATACCGGACAGGAATACCATCAAGATAATAGCAAACGTGTAAGTGGTCGCACCAAACAAGAGTGACAAGAGTCTCGTCCAGACAACTTCCGCCGCCAAAGCCGTGAAACCTGACAACGCCATAACGATAGCAATCAGCAGAGGCACATTTTCAACAGCACTCCGCTGATCGGCACCCTTCTCTTGAAGCTGATCGGGATTGTATGCCATTCGTTGGGCCAAGGAAAACGCCTGGAGTGCAACGAGCACATTGATTCCCGCTGCGACGTAACTCGCATAAGTAACATCGGTTTGGGGCAGCAACAAGAAACCAGCAATGAAACAACCCAAGACAGCTCCGAGCGTGTTTGCACCGTAGAAGAAACCCAGATCAGCCAACCCGGTGGGCGTGGATGCTACGGATCTAGCTACAGCTGGCAATGTGGCCCCCATTAGAATCGTCCCAGGCACCAGACAGCCTCCCGCGACGATTGCCCGAATGAATAGGTCTTGCCCTGTGGCATCCGACTGAGCGATGTACCAATTCTGGAGAGCGGGCATCCACCAGGGGAGCGTTGCCCCGACGAGACCAATTGCCAGCTCCAGAGCAGCATATACCTTCAGTGGGTGCCATCGAGTGGCAATCAAGTGGGGAGCCAAGAGACTCCCTAGACACATGCCCCCCATAAACGTGGACAAGACGATTCCCATGGAAATCGCCGAACCACCGATCACCAAACGTAGCAGATGAAACCAAATCACTTCGTAGATAAGCGCTGCACAACCGCTACCGACAAACAAGAAGGTGATGCTCGTAAAACGCAGTGAAAGTGGTGGAGAAGGCATTGATTGGCGTTTGTGAGGCATGATTGTATCTTATCAAAATGTGACGCTAATGTCCGCCAAGTGAATATTCAATTTTTCCCGCCAAACTGCCACTATTCCCATCCTCCACTAAATAGTGTACAGATGCACTTGTAGTCTGTACGAACGTATATTAAGATGATGCTAGCTCGTCAGGGCTCATAAGTTTGATCATTCCGGTAGAATTCCGCAGAAAGAGTTTACCCATGTCCCTCGACCAACTCACTCAACGCCAACGCAAGGTGTTCGATTTCATCCGTGACAAGATCGATGGGAGGGGCTACGGCCCTACTGTCCGGGAGATTGGCGAGCAATTTAAGATCAATTCTCCCAACGGGGTCATGTGCCACCTCAAGGCCCTTGAGAAAAAGGGGCTCATTACCCGTGAACCTAACATGTCGCGTGCGATTCAGCTCACCGACGAAGCTCGCGTAGATCGGGGGATGCCGCTAGTTGGTCAGATCGCGGCTGGTAGCTTAAGCGAAGCAATCGAACAATCTGAGCGTTTTGAGTTTACCGACTGGTTTAGCCAAAAGAATCTGTTCGCCCTCCGAGTGAAGGGGGACTCGATGATTGAGGCGGCTATCGCCGACGGCGATCTTGTTATCTGCCGAAAGGCGCGCACTGCCGACAAGGGAGACATCGTCGTGGCACTCACCGATGAAGGGGAAGCCACGCTCAAATATTGGTACCCTGAGGCCAACCGCATCCGACTGCAACCAGCTAATTCCTCGATGAAACCGATCTATAGCCGCAACGTCAAAGTGCTTGGCGTGGTAACCGGAGTCGTGCGCAAAGTAGGATAAGTCGCCTGCTTACCTCGCTCACGCCGACTGCTCTAGGTTGCTAACTTGGTTGAGCTTGTTGTAGAGCGTCTTGAGACTAATACCCAGTTCTTCGGCTGCCTTGGGTTTGTTGCCGTCGTTGCGTTCTAAGGATTCTTGAATCGCCTCCATCTCCAAATCGCGGAGGCTGATGGCCCCGCGGCGAAGCTTGGCCGCTCCTTGCAGTTGCCGCGATGAGAGTTGCTGGGGCAAATGCTCTGCGCGAATGGGACCCGAGTCGCATAGTATCGTCGCGTGTTCGATCACATTGGCCAGTTCACGCACATTACCAGGCCAAACATGTGAAAGCAACACATCGATTGCATCCGGTGCGATCAGTGACTCGTCCCCTTGAGGCTTGCCACGGTGTCGCGCAAGAAGGTGTCTCGCCAAATTGGGCACATCCTGAATGCGCTCCCGTAATGATGGGAGGTAGATTTCAAACGGGTTGATGCGATACATCAGGTCCTCGCGAAATTCTTCCTCGGCAACCATCGCCTGGAGATCGCGGTGTGTCGCACAAATTACCCGCACATCTACCTGAGTAGTTTTGTTTTCACCAACGCGACGGATCTCTCCGCTTTCTAGGACGCGCAACAATTTCGCCTGCATCGATTTGGGAAGTTCACCAATCTCGTCGAGGAAGATTGTCCCCCCGTTCGCAACCTCAAAGAGACCCACACGATGGTCATCGGCACCGGTAAAAGCTCCTTTGCGATGTCCAAACAACTCACTTTCGATGAGGGTTTCCGGCAACGCGCCACAATTGATCGCAACAAACGGATTGCTAGCTCGGGTGCTTTGTTCGTGGAGCG contains:
- a CDS encoding fused MFS/spermidine synthase, with protein sequence MPHKRQSMPSPPLSLRFTSITFLFVGSGCAALIYEVIWFHLLRLVIGGSAISMGIVLSTFMGGMCLGSLLAPHLIATRWHPLKVYAALELAIGLVGATLPWWMPALQNWYIAQSDATGQDLFIRAIVAGGCLVPGTILMGATLPAVARSVASTPTGLADLGFFYGANTLGAVLGCFIAGFLLLPQTDVTYASYVAAGINVLVALQAFSLAQRMAYNPDQLQEKGADQRSAVENVPLLIAIVMALSGFTALAAEVVWTRLLSLLFGATTYTFAIILMVFLSGIGIGSAFASKFAARASRPLRLLALGQLLLMLTLVLANLAITRINPFWLPRAGGPFHVYGVFLHDTIRAAIAVFPSAIIWGATFSIGLVAASRGQPDAGRLVGQAYAANTLGAILGSLMTTMLLVPSLGSQLTQQLMIFVAAVTALIALWAERGRMTSNVSTVNPNRSNPIETFDPELLTFPRSFWIVGLLAFATISMLIPPPHGLLGNSIMPPMWNRFRHLYEVESLNTAVVVLEEKATDSRSLCVSGKVEASNNVDDLRCQRLLGHLPALFHPNPEKTLTVGLGAGTTTGSFVLYPQVESIKICEIEPAVIEAAEFFSEENHNVVADPRTEIVIDDARHYMATTQEKFDIISSDSIHPWVRGSAILYSQEYYELCKTRLKPGGIMVQWIPLYQTDWSTVSCELATFLKVFPAATLWSSGADRMFGYDIIAVAQVDEVPIDLQAVQDRIDSNKKLKSALDEVHLGSVVDLFKHYVGCGKDLDTILQDAQINRESNLKLEYMAGLASYIQEPDAILRIILSPLRYPTEMLINDEKFHEEIHAALNLLTPKEGD
- the lexA gene encoding transcriptional repressor LexA, whose translation is MSLDQLTQRQRKVFDFIRDKIDGRGYGPTVREIGEQFKINSPNGVMCHLKALEKKGLITREPNMSRAIQLTDEARVDRGMPLVGQIAAGSLSEAIEQSERFEFTDWFSQKNLFALRVKGDSMIEAAIADGDLVICRKARTADKGDIVVALTDEGEATLKYWYPEANRIRLQPANSSMKPIYSRNVKVLGVVTGVVRKVG
- a CDS encoding sigma-54-dependent transcriptional regulator — its product is MTLLFADDEPSLQELMKLELPRLGHRVTVCPDGLTAIAALDKNTYDCIIVDLDMPGRDGIGVISHCKDVSPETEAVVLTGKSSMETAIAALRHGAFDYLTKPCKLVEIQALLKRVTEKRQLTQKCRALQHRVQSLEGTPRLIGNTPAMQKVRLLIEKVAPSNSTVLILGETGTGKELVARALHEQSTRASNPFVAINCGALPETLIESELFGHRKGAFTGADDHRVGLFEVANGGTIFLDEIGELPKSMQAKLLRVLESGEIRRVGENKTTQVDVRVICATHRDLQAMVAEEEFREDLMYRINPFEIYLPSLRERIQDVPNLARHLLARHRGKPQGDESLIAPDAIDVLLSHVWPGNVRELANVIEHATILCDSGPIRAEHLPQQLSSRQLQGAAKLRRGAISLRDLEMEAIQESLERNDGNKPKAAEELGISLKTLYNKLNQVSNLEQSA